The following nucleotide sequence is from Drosophila willistoni isolate 14030-0811.24 unplaced genomic scaffold, UCI_dwil_1.1 Seg82.1, whole genome shotgun sequence.
AGAATCTCCATTGGCATGTTCTGTTCgaatatacaaatgtttatcTACAATTTTGATATCTGGGAATTTGTCTGGATTTTCAGTGATTTTGTTCTTCAGATGCATATAACTATCGTCAAAAAATGCTTCAGAGTCCAGATCTATAATCGGACCCATTTCTATTGCCTCTATCGAAAGGTTGGGCAATCTTGATAACGCGTCAGGAatcaagtgttcttttccttTCCTATGCGacatattaaacttaaataGTTGTAAGCGAAAAATCCATCGAGCTAATCTCCCagaaacattttgttgacGCATTAGCCACAATAAACTAGAGTGATTAATAACTACTTTAAATTCTTGTAGTTCCAAATAACACTTAAATTTCTCGATAGCCAGTATAACAGCTAAACATTCGCGTTCAGTAACACTATAATTGCGTTGGGCACGACTTAACTTTTTAGACATGAAAGCAATAGGTTTCTCTTCCTCTGCGTCAGATAATTGGACAAGTACAGCGCCAATACCATAATCGCTGGCATCTaaatgtaagaaaaatttCTGTCCGGGTTTTGTAGAATAGGGGCAGAAGTTAATAGATCCATCAACTTATTCATATAAGCTTGAGCTTCCGGAGtccaaacaaaatttctttttgttgacaACAGTTGCGTTATAGGATAAGTGAGATCGGCAAAATTCGGTATAAAACGGCGATACCAACCGCAAACTCCAAGAAATCCtctagtttgtttcaaattcctAGGTGGTggccaatttttaatacattcaATCTTTAACGGATCGGTGCAGATACCTTTACTGTCTATTACATATCCTAAATAACTAATGCTTGCGACATAAAACTGACTTTTCTCTATGTTAATGGACAGATTAGCTTTTCGAAATTGCTCCGCGATTCTTGCTAACACCGAAAGATGAGATGAGAAATCCTCTGAAATTATACACAGATCATCTAAATAGCAAAAAACACAATGGCGAAGGTTAGCAGGGACTACTTCATCCATTAGACGACTCGAAGGCCAAAAGGCATAACTTTGAATTGATATAACGGTCTCCCGGGTACTGTAAGTGCAGTAAGAGGTTTGGATACTTCCgttaattctatttgccaaTAGGCATCCTTTAAATCGattttggaaataatatttgcctTGGGTAATCTTGAAAAAATACTGTCAATGCTGGGCAAAGGATAAGCATCCTTAATTGTGGCTGCATTTAACTTGCGAGCGTCTAAGCACAGTCGCACTTTATTAGGCTTTATAGCGTAAAAACGTTGTCTTACCGGTTTGGCTTCGCCAATCTCGATATGATGTTTTATTAAGGAAGTACGTCCGAGATGATGACTTGCATTGGGAAACATTTGCATGACGGCTTCAAGCTGTCTAATTTGCGAATATGTGAGAGAATAAGAACTAGGCTCAGTCTCTAACTTCTTTTAGAACCAATCTTGATCGAACTAATTATAGACGGGGCAAGTTCGAAAATTCACCAAAAATCATGACCTAATATTAATCTTTTCTTCAACGTGggaattacaaataatttcaacattcttTCCAATCTACCGTACCGTACCATCACTTCTAACATACCAATCACATTTTGGCCGTTTCCGTCCGCTGTGCGCATTTGACCACTTGACTTCTATTATCGTTGTCGTttctaaaaattgttgcaacaaaAAGTTTCCCGGCCTACTACGAGCTTTATACTAGACACATTTATCtcactctcacaaattgggcaatgcttttccttttctagtAGAGATTCCaaacagaatttttgaaaaatgtgtttaCAGGGAGTACAGAAACATGTTTGCGTGTTGTCCAAAACCAAggaacaaattttgcatatgttTTCTGCTGGAGTGTCCGTATTTGGGGACTATGTTGAACTAGAGCCattctttttaaaaatattttcctaAAAGTGACATGACTGGGTACATGATTTGAATCGTAACTAGCTAAATGAACCTAAAGAATATTGGTAACtttattattatacccttgcaaaaagggtatattaattttggtcaaaagtgtgcaacgcatagaaggaagcatctccgaccatataaagtatatatattcttgatcagcacgacgagacgagttcaaatagccatgtccgtccgtccgtccgtccgtccgtccgtctggatcaacgcaaactcctcctagaccgtaagagctacagagctgaaattttgcatgtagcttgtatatactgcaggcgttgtatatctcggattcagccggatcggatcactatatcatatagctcccatacaaatggcaaagtcacgaacagtgacttttcttaataacttcgttattttctgagctattgtcgtgaaattaaaaatattgttaagttaattacacatataaacgactatgtttttcgaaaacagtgacttttgtcaataacttcgttacttttgacgcgattgctttcaaattaaacatttgttagtttaatatatctgttaatgactgtgccaaatttgataaggatcgggtagctatatcatatagctcccataggaacgatcggtggaaaacagtgactttgatcaatatcttcgttatttcctatgcagaAGAAtaactaagattgtaggccgttctttcggacacattagcccttttagcttaaacgtttttccactttgaaggctataggtaaggagaacttaccaaaaaagttgcaagggtatacaaactttgacgcggtcgaagttagccccggccctctggtttttgttttgggctaTTGCATCTACAaagttgtttcttttagtCAGGCTTTGGCCTTTTGAATCTTCTGATCGGCACGGCTATACTATCTGTATTACCAAGATCCAGACACCAGAACATTTAATCATCCAAATCTTactataaaacaatttaatcgTATTGTCTTCGATTTCTTTAGACGTTCAGCTGCCGTAACATGATCTTAAATCCAATCAGTACTGATATCGAAACATCCAATATACAATAATCtaaattgttaagaaaagtTTGAACGCCTTTACTAAACGAGTGCTAAATTATCGAGGACCTTAACTAAACGAGCAATTTGTGATACAGAGTATTGAAATTCTTGCTTTTAACTTTGCGGCTGAATATTCCTAACAGAAACATCGGCTTCGCCAAGCAGACTTAAACCGTGCAGGTTCATTTATCCGCGTAAGTTAAACCATAATACAGTCTAACAAAATCgacgaaaaatttgaaacctcATGTTTTGATCTTAAGACTTTCCTGATATACTTAAACTCAACACTTTATATCACTTAGGGTAGAACTACATACTTTTAATGTGGTCTGCTGTCAAAATAACCACATGCCGTAACTTAAATGAACTTCTTGTCTATATCTAATATTGTCAAGGAGTTGAGTATGCTTTTATCCTGCCCCACGTGTTGGGCgtcaaaaattttatgtaaccTTCCTATTCGGCTTCTCGCTGTGCGCCatacattttatataatcggTTCTCCTATCACTGTGAAAACAAATCAATCGATAACCGATAGAAGGCGGTAGGTAAATTGCAGCAGATTGAGATCCTCTGGTTCCGTAGCTCTTGCGGGGTGGGGGAAttgtttgctgaatctctacctttaattataaaatttaatttcattaggATCTCGACTGAAACTAACttttaatgaaaatcaaatgactggcagaaaatacttacgaaCACAGTAAAGAAttcatattaataaaaaaaacgaaagaaatgaaGGTGTATTCTTTTGTTCACAAGCTAGCGCTTACTGAGGTCAAGATGTAGATGGACCTTGTCAGTTCTGTACCCTCCCAACCATAAatctttgttgttatttataaagattcccaaaaaaaactGATCGATATTAACTCATGTACCCATGtcactaggaaaattaattataaagcttaagcaatcatattcaaattcattcataaaaaaagatatatatacagactaattttaaacaCCTGGTCTGGTATGACTTAACATTTAGAGATTCAGAACTTTCAGACTTGCAAAACAATGGAACTCAAAGtaaattaaactattgaataagtGGGACTAAAACTAGTAGTATAAAAGAGAGCTTACTAGTTAcgcattattaattattgtagaagattataaaatatagaaggaatatcaaataaatcaagttaatatttttttttaattattcatcTTAATTCAacttctctttctttttttttttaaattcgttAGAGTTATGCtaaattttcaagtcgcacaaattcactcattgcttttaatttctcttcaaatcaaacattattttacggaaatcaattttttttttttttttaatttaactatttggttgatcacaaaacgctgaattagaaattacatcaaaaaatcagagtatcaattgactaccatcctccatagttcgcaaaaacttggttgaaagtcgCCGAATTGACACCGCTTATACACTAGCACTTACCCCATAGTTTATTCGctgaaaggccttccatcgatgcactgtgggagggtgttttatatgatgatttattcttcgcgctttatgaccaccattaaactccGTTTCACTCACTTTacttttacatttactctattttccgttactctcgacttgaattatttaatataaccttaacgagactctaattgattcaatatttgacttatttacattctcattttttttttttttgtttaacttgattaggacttgaaatttaaattaagatcAGATAGGAAAAATATCGGCACTTAAAGATTTCGTTCAAAAcgaggttaatttcaaaaaaaaaattgtaggaGCTTTCGAGGTGGTCACATGGAATGCGCTAAATCGGGCGATAGCAATCAATATCCAGAATTTGGCGAAAAGACAAGctttgtctgggtcagcaGCGGCAGAAGGTTAGGTAGGCCActgcctttaaaaccttgccGTACAAAAAAAATTCGGTTTGCCGAAGGTTAGGACACCTTTCGGGAAATGAGACACTTTGGCCGCACCGTAAGCCTTCACTTAGAATcgttgtggcactgccggtagttagttggcggtgtcttttcaatgtccgaatgccaattccagAAGGCAACGACAACAAGAAATTCGGCTGCACGAATTTCTGGTCtaggaaaaaaaatgaagcgcgttgccacctcaagaaaaacgatagatcatttatcgctatccccatattatgcgtttatcgattgatcgataccaatatttttatttattgagtGATCGCTACTGGCACAGTGGCGCGTAAAGtcgttaagtttaaaaatttgaaagtttaaactagcgcacgctaGAATGTGTAGTGAGGCATCAACTGTGTTTTAGATGCCTTAGACCAAATCACCGAATAGATGCATGGGACAGTGCggtaaattgtgaaaaatgtcAATAACGGCATCATACACTACTCCATGTAGTCAAGTCAGGATGCGAGAGGTCGCTTGGCACACTAAGGAAGGGAGTTATCCCAACAGCATCTGCGAATGCTTTAATTGGAAAGAGTACAGCAGAAATTACGGTAAGGCATAAATGCGAGGTTTTATTACCATCAGAAATGGTGTGGGTAGAGTCGATAGAAGGCTATTCCTTATAGTTTAGAGCGTTTTTGGATCAAGGTTCACAAGTTTCgttcatttcagagaatgcAGCTCAGCAGCTACGTTTACGGCGCAAACAGGCTCACATCACGATTACTGGGTTAGCAGATACAAAAATTACAGATGCGGCAGCAGAAGTGGAGCTAGTAATAAGATCAATCTACAACCCACATGCGAAATTCAAGCTGCTCGCGTCAGTAATACCTCTAGTGAGTAAGCGCATGCCAATCAAACGACTGCCTTTTGAAGAGTGGACTCATCTGAAGGGCTTACCGTTGGCCGACCCTAACTTCGTCAGTCCACAAGGAGTTGATATTTTGCTGGGAAATGACGTCTACGATGAGCTGATGTTAGGAGAAGTGCATCGAGGAATACGTGGTATGCCTCTGGCGCATAATACGCATTTCGGATACATTGTATCAGGAAAAACGAATCAAGAAGATGGTAGGAGATCGTCCTACACCATAACGGAACGAAAGAAAGAAGCTGATGAGATACTTGAACAATTGTTATGTAAGTTTTGggagctagaacaattcgacgAGGAGCCACGTGGGGTTTCAGAAGAGGATAACTGGTG
It contains:
- the LOC124462013 gene encoding uncharacterized protein LOC124462013; this encodes MPIKRLPFEEWTHLKGLPLADPNFVSPQGVDILLGNDVYDELMLGEVHRGIRGMPLAHNTHFGYIVSGKTNQEDGRRSSYTITERKKEADEILEQLLCKFWELEQFDEEPRGVSEEDNWCEDFFVKTHSRMPSGKYVTVAYRYEFEERLGQMERVTSRTSKTGNPALGGVDHCYLPHHPVIKESSSTTKVRVVFDGSSKTSNGKSLNKILAIGPKLHGKKFFKESFSIGEG